The following proteins are encoded in a genomic region of Brachypodium distachyon strain Bd21 chromosome 1, Brachypodium_distachyon_v3.0, whole genome shotgun sequence:
- the LOC100838148 gene encoding transcription repressor OFP1: MPASSWFHKLRRRKKDNYQRSSAFPAQGALDEQRSQECCEPPQASQGAAGYSPNRASYYFPSADRARRDGGLRCIAPRGDDEEDDGGSALDVRVDVVHRRAGGRLGGVDAPPTTPELNLRRIITTRPAPAKNETPDNVLPCSSGSGSTTSAATTPSTFGRGRGFHVKPAGRRRRLRPRRDHDDKEKEKAVGSTRGRTMTMRRRWLYESLVVVKTSSDPEREMAESMAEMVAANHIRSSEDLEELLACYLALNAAEHHRAVVAAFRCVWLHIMATQRLHHH, from the coding sequence ATGCCAGCCTCCTCCTGGTTCCACAagctcaggaggaggaagaaggacaATTATCAGCGATCAAGCGCGTTCCCGGCCCAAGGCGCCCTCGACGAGCAGAGAAGCCAGGAGTGTTGCGAACCACCACAAGCTTCCCAAGGCGCCGCCGGCTACTCGCCGAACAGAGCATCCTACTACTTCCCGAGCGCGGACCGCGCGCGCCGGGACGGAGGGCTCCGGTGCATCGCCCCGCGCGGTGACGACGAAGAGGACGATGGCGGCTCGGCCTTGGACGTCCGTGTCGACGTGGtccaccgccgcgccggcggcaggcTCGGCGGTGTCGACGCGCCCCCGACGACGCCCGAACTCAACCTGCGGCGCATTATCACCACGAGACCCGCCCCCGCCAAGAACGAGACCCCGGACAACGTCCTCCCCTgtagcagcggcagcggcagcaccaCCTCGGCTGCCACGACGCCGTCCACCTTCGGCAGGGGCCGGGGGTTCCACGTGAAGCCTGccgggcgccggcggaggctgcggccgcggcgcgATCACGACgacaaggagaaggagaaggcggtGGGGTCGACGAGGGGGAGGACTATGACTATGAGGCGGCGTTGGCTGTACGAGAGCCTGGTGGTGGTGAAGACGTCGTCTGACCCGGAGCGGGAGATGGCGGAGAGCATGGCGGAGATGGTGGCGGCCAACCACATACGTTCCTCGGAGGATCTGGAGGAGCTCCTCGCCTGCTACCTCGCGCTCAACGCCGCCGAGCACCaccgcgccgtcgtcgccgccttccgctGCGTCTGGCTTCACATAATGGCCACCCAAAGACTGCACCACCACTAA